The Daucus carota subsp. sativus chromosome 2, DH1 v3.0, whole genome shotgun sequence genome includes a window with the following:
- the LOC108209269 gene encoding transcription initiation factor TFIID subunit 15b produces the protein MSGMYGHEGDGSAPPSYGGGGYGGGGGYGGSRDAGGYGGGNRGGYDGSGGGGGYGGGGGRDGGGGGYGNRGGGGGRGGGGGGYGGNSQSRGGGYQGGSGGRGGGRGGGGSGRDGDWRCPNASCGNMNFARRDKCNKCGAPSPAGPGDSHGSDGGNYSRGGGGGGRYGDSRGKGDNYDSGRGSASYGGRDGGGYNQSAPSYGGSGNNYPPPSNSYNANPIYDADNAVPPPTSYTGGPTSYPPSYGASTGYGGDANSDSRGGGRGGPPGGQRNDGGLYGAPPVTEEKVKQCDDKCDDTCDNARIYISNLPPDVTVDELQNLFGGIGQVARIKQKRGYKDQWPWNIKIYTDEKGKSKGDGCVVYEDPSAAHSAGGFFNNYEMRGYKITVGMAEKSAPRPAPAHGQGGGRGGGGGRGGYGGGGRRDNYGGPDRNNRGGNRSNPY, from the exons ATGTCTGGTATGTACGGTCACGAAGGCGACGGATCTGCTCCTCCGTCTTACGGCGGCGGCGGATATGGAGGCGGAGGGGGATACGGAGGCAGCCGTGATGCTGGAGGTTACGGCGGAGGTAATAGAGGAGGTTACGATGGCAGTGGCGGCGGCGGAGGTTACGGCGGTGGCGGAGGTCGTGATGGCGGTGGAGGAGGTTATGGGAATCGAGGCGGCGGAGGTGGCAGAGGCGGCGGCGGCGGAGGATATGGTGGTAATTCACAAAGTAGAG GTGGTGGATATCAAGGGGGAAGTGGTGGCAGAGGAGGTGGCCGTGGCGGTGGAGGAAGTGGCAGGGACGGAGATTGGCGTTGCCCTAATGCCAG CTGTGGGAATATGAATTTTGCGAGAAGAGACAAGTGTAACAAGTGTGGTGCACCGTCTCCGGCTGGTCCTGGTGATAGTCATGGCAGTGACGGTGGCAATTACAgcagaggtggtggtggtggtgggagATATGGTGATAGCAGAGGTAAAGGTGATAACTATGACAGTGGGAGAGGTAGTGCGTCTTATGGAGGAAGAGACGGGGGTGGTTATAATCAAAGCGCTCCATCTTATGGTGGCTCTGGCAACAACTACCCACCACCATCGAACTCTTACAATGCGAACCCTATTTACGATGCTGATAATGCAGTTCCTCCACCGACAAGCTATACTGGTGGGCCTACATCGTATCCTCCATCATATGGCGCTTCTACTGGTTATGGGGGTGATGCTAATTCTGACTCTCGTGGTGGTGGTCGGGGTGGACCACCTGGTGGGCAACGTAATGATGGTGGTCTGTATGGCGCTCCTCCTGTAACTGAAGAAAAAGTGAAGCAATGTGATGATAAATGTGATGATACCTGCGACAATGCTAGAATTTACATATCTAATTTGCCTCCGGATGTCACCGTTGATGAACTGCAAAATCTCTTTGGAGGAATTGGACAA GTTGCAAGAATCAAGCAAAAGAGAGGCTACAAGGATCAGTGGCCCTGGAACATTAAAATATACACAGATGAAAAAGGAAAATCCAAAGGCGATGGTTGTGTAGTCTATGAAGATCCTTCTGCAGCCCATTCTGCTGGGGGCTTTTTTAATA ATTATGAAATGAGAGGCTATAAAATCACTGTTGGAATGGCTGAGAAGTCGGCACCAAGACCTGCTCCTGCACATGGTCAAGG